A single region of the Ancylobacter novellus DSM 506 genome encodes:
- a CDS encoding ABC transporter permease, with protein MADIALSHAPGTVAELRHARMLSAGARCALPVALLLGIGFAAPLVAILGYAFATPRSFDVFRSFTFANFATLFDPSNTVWLSFLWSCGFALSTVAILAVVAYPIAYGLNVVFGRAAPLISVLFVFPLFVSENVRLYGWVLFYIKNGVLDGTLKWLGLAGGPEVLFTPGITLFGMVYTYLPFMLFPMTLGLALVPRDLVDAARDLGAGRLLIWREIELPLAMPGILIGMLLTFVLAIGATAEAKILGGQSIIVISHDIEIAFTYSQNWPLGSALAVVVTAFIGGLTLFALSKLDLDRMLGRR; from the coding sequence ATGGCCGACATCGCCCTCTCCCACGCCCCCGGGACCGTCGCCGAGCTGCGCCACGCGCGGATGCTCTCGGCCGGCGCGCGCTGCGCCCTGCCCGTCGCCCTCCTGCTCGGCATCGGCTTCGCCGCCCCGCTCGTCGCCATCCTCGGCTATGCCTTCGCGACGCCGCGCTCCTTCGACGTGTTCCGTTCCTTCACGTTTGCGAACTTCGCCACCCTGTTCGACCCGTCGAACACGGTGTGGCTCTCCTTCCTGTGGTCCTGCGGCTTCGCGCTGTCGACCGTCGCCATACTCGCGGTCGTCGCCTATCCCATCGCCTACGGCCTCAACGTCGTGTTCGGCCGGGCGGCGCCGCTGATCAGCGTGCTGTTCGTGTTCCCGCTCTTCGTGTCGGAGAACGTCCGGCTCTATGGCTGGGTGCTGTTCTACATCAAGAACGGCGTGCTCGACGGCACGCTGAAATGGCTGGGCCTTGCCGGCGGGCCGGAGGTGCTGTTCACCCCCGGCATCACGCTGTTCGGCATGGTCTACACCTACCTGCCCTTCATGCTGTTCCCGATGACGCTGGGCCTCGCCCTCGTGCCGCGCGACCTCGTCGACGCCGCGCGCGATCTCGGCGCCGGGCGCCTGCTGATCTGGCGCGAGATCGAATTGCCGCTCGCCATGCCCGGCATCCTCATCGGCATGCTGCTCACCTTCGTGCTCGCCATCGGCGCCACGGCGGAGGCGAAGATCCTCGGCGGCCAGTCGATCATCGTCATCTCGCACGACATCGAGATCGCCTTCACCTATTCGCAGAACTGGCCGCTCGGCTCGGCGCTTGCCGTCGTCGTCACCGCCTTCATCGGCGGGCTGACGCTGTTCGCGCTGTCCAAGCTCGACCTCGACCGCATGCTGGGGAGGCGCTGA
- a CDS encoding cysteine hydrolase family protein — MSWKTEHRSFYYALAPEPDDPVLDPATTALLVIDVQNTYLERPDRASLATEAERAHYDGWTPFHERTHGTAIPNIAELLALFRAKGIERLFARIACRTLDGRDRSLSQKKPGFNNLLLPKDEHASQMVAALAPEGDEITVIKTTDSALTGTNLRLILSNLGIRTVICVGIFTDQCVSSTVRSLADESFDVVVLEDCCAAATDELHRQELAIINMIYCNVMRLADLKALMKLELEPAQ; from the coding sequence ATGAGCTGGAAGACCGAACACCGCTCCTTCTACTACGCGCTGGCGCCGGAGCCGGACGATCCCGTGCTCGATCCGGCGACCACCGCGCTGCTCGTCATCGACGTGCAGAACACCTATCTGGAGCGCCCCGACCGGGCCTCGCTCGCGACCGAGGCCGAGCGCGCGCATTACGACGGCTGGACGCCGTTCCATGAGCGCACGCATGGGACGGCGATCCCCAACATCGCCGAGCTGCTCGCGCTGTTCCGCGCCAAGGGGATCGAGCGGCTGTTCGCCCGCATCGCCTGCCGGACGCTGGACGGGCGCGACCGCTCGCTCAGCCAGAAGAAGCCCGGCTTCAACAATCTGCTGCTTCCCAAGGACGAGCACGCCTCGCAGATGGTCGCGGCGCTCGCGCCGGAAGGCGACGAGATCACCGTCATCAAGACCACCGACAGCGCGCTGACCGGCACCAATCTGCGCCTGATCCTGTCGAACCTCGGCATCCGCACCGTCATCTGCGTCGGCATCTTCACCGACCAGTGCGTCTCCTCCACCGTGCGCAGCCTCGCCGACGAGAGCTTCGACGTCGTCGTGCTGGAGGATTGCTGCGCGGCGGCGACCGACGAACTGCACCGGCAGGAGCTCGCGATCATCAACATGATCTACTGCAACGTGATGCGGCTCGCCGACCTCAAGGCGCTGATGAAGCTCGAACTCGAACCGGCCCAATGA
- a CDS encoding ABC transporter ATP-binding protein, translating into MLQTSPTEAALAEAPPKPILQLVGVRKTFGSFAAVENIDLDVREGEFLTIVGPSGSGKTTLLRMLAGMDTPSEGNITLHGELINDVPPNKRPTCLVFQSLALFPHKSVGENIAFPLKVKGVDAAARKARALELMRIVRLPESYHDKNVMKCSGGERQRVALARALAYDPEVLFFDEPLSAIDYKLKKTLEKELKDLHRETGKTFIYITHSLEEAMVMSDRIGVMRAGRLVQVGTPEEIYGAPVDRFVCEFVGEVNTIKVKRGPNGLWSGVDVPGSFHVAPPQNGAAPDEAFVVVRPEFMRFLGPGESADNRLEGTVYNEYSLGSRIQYQVRVEAKGGEKVMLVELSRARALAPGADPHVTLGWDAADAFTLES; encoded by the coding sequence ATGCTCCAGACCTCGCCGACCGAAGCCGCCCTCGCGGAAGCGCCTCCCAAGCCCATCCTGCAGCTCGTGGGGGTGCGCAAGACCTTCGGCAGCTTCGCGGCGGTCGAGAACATCGATCTCGACGTGCGCGAGGGCGAGTTCCTCACCATCGTCGGCCCCTCCGGCTCGGGCAAGACCACGCTCCTGCGCATGCTCGCCGGCATGGACACGCCGAGCGAGGGCAACATCACGCTGCATGGCGAGCTGATCAACGACGTGCCGCCGAACAAGCGCCCGACCTGCCTCGTCTTCCAGTCGCTGGCTCTGTTCCCGCACAAGAGCGTCGGCGAGAACATCGCCTTCCCGCTAAAGGTGAAGGGCGTCGATGCTGCCGCCCGCAAGGCGCGCGCGCTGGAATTGATGCGCATCGTGCGCCTGCCGGAGAGCTACCACGACAAGAACGTGATGAAGTGCTCGGGCGGCGAGCGCCAGCGCGTCGCGCTGGCCCGTGCGCTCGCCTACGACCCGGAGGTGCTGTTCTTCGACGAACCGCTCTCGGCCATCGACTACAAGCTGAAGAAGACGCTGGAGAAGGAGCTGAAGGACCTCCACCGCGAGACCGGCAAGACCTTCATCTACATCACCCATTCTCTGGAAGAGGCGATGGTGATGTCGGATCGCATCGGCGTGATGCGCGCCGGCCGGCTGGTGCAGGTCGGAACGCCCGAGGAGATCTACGGCGCCCCGGTCGACCGCTTCGTCTGCGAATTCGTCGGCGAGGTGAACACCATAAAGGTGAAGCGCGGGCCGAACGGCCTCTGGTCCGGCGTCGACGTGCCGGGCAGCTTCCATGTGGCCCCGCCGCAAAACGGCGCCGCGCCGGACGAGGCCTTCGTCGTCGTCCGCCCGGAATTCATGCGCTTCCTCGGCCCCGGCGAGAGTGCCGACAACCGGCTCGAAGGCACCGTCTACAACGAATACTCGCTCGGCTCGCGCATCCAGTACCAGGTGCGCGTCGAGGCGAAGGGCGGCGAGAAGGTGATGCTGGTCGAGCTCTCCCGCGCCCGCGCGCTCGCCCCCGGCGCCGACCCGCATGTGACGCTCGGCTGGGACGCCGCCGACGCCTTCACGCTTGAGAGCTGA
- a CDS encoding DeoR/GlpR family DNA-binding transcription regulator, with translation MSSDDIIRTVERRRPRLDKAGRQERILAEMRASATLRVGDLAAELDVSTETIRRDLFELQERGLINRTYGGAVRPFAAEPAVTERHRMMVAEREAIAAAAVKFIKPREVIAIGAGATTTHVARRMSAECRDLTVITHSFSVATVLAANPTIDIIMCPGRYNAREGMMVGVETIEFLQNYNVNRAVLSVSGITTDGLADAEADSAAVYKAMMNRAAETIVVSDHAKFDVPSLAIWARIPDIQRLVTDRPPAGAVGRALGRAQVEITVAGK, from the coding sequence ATGAGCAGTGACGACATCATCCGCACCGTGGAGCGCCGGCGCCCCCGCCTCGACAAGGCGGGGAGGCAGGAGCGGATCCTCGCCGAGATGCGCGCTTCCGCCACGCTGAGGGTCGGCGACCTTGCGGCGGAGCTCGACGTCTCCACCGAGACCATCCGCCGCGACCTGTTCGAATTGCAGGAACGCGGGCTGATCAACCGCACCTATGGCGGCGCGGTCAGGCCCTTCGCGGCGGAGCCGGCTGTCACCGAGCGCCACCGCATGATGGTGGCCGAGCGCGAGGCCATCGCCGCCGCCGCGGTGAAGTTCATCAAGCCGCGCGAGGTCATCGCCATCGGCGCCGGCGCCACCACCACCCATGTCGCCCGCCGCATGTCGGCCGAGTGCCGCGACCTCACCGTGATCACCCATTCCTTCTCGGTGGCGACGGTGCTGGCGGCCAACCCGACCATCGACATCATCATGTGCCCGGGCCGCTACAATGCCCGCGAGGGCATGATGGTCGGGGTGGAGACCATCGAGTTCCTGCAGAACTACAACGTCAACCGCGCCGTGCTCAGCGTCTCCGGCATCACCACCGACGGGCTGGCCGATGCCGAGGCGGATTCCGCCGCCGTCTACAAGGCGATGATGAACCGGGCGGCGGAGACCATCGTGGTTTCCGACCACGCGAAGTTCGACGTGCCCTCGCTCGCCATCTGGGCGCGCATCCCCGACATACAGCGTCTCGTCACCGACCGGCCGCCGGCGGGCGCGGTGGGCCGGGCCTTGGGCCGGGCGCAGGTCGAGATCACCGTGGCGGGGAAATAG
- a CDS encoding proline iminopeptidase-family hydrolase, translating to MWQQVPADERIEVEVDGHKVVAYSYGTGEEVVFLLNGGPGLPCDYLRDAHSFLKDHGYRVVTFDQLGCGASDKPDDSTLWEIGRYVRETETVRRALGLGKVHLLGHSWGGWLAIEYALTHPEALKTLILEDTAADLPHLMSEMHRLRASLGAETVEMLLAHEADGTYDHPEYQAAITILNYRHVCRLQHWPAPLMASLNDWNMAPYMAMQGPNEFLYIGNLKDWNRVPDLNRITCPVLITVGRHDEITPACALRMKQGLKQAELIVFPNSSHMPFYEEPAAYDAALTGFLARHALAMSPILPLVASKVTFAGDSGGTPMVTGVTS from the coding sequence ATGTGGCAGCAGGTTCCCGCCGACGAGCGGATCGAGGTCGAGGTCGACGGCCACAAGGTCGTCGCCTACAGCTACGGCACCGGCGAGGAGGTCGTGTTCCTCTTGAACGGCGGCCCCGGCCTGCCCTGCGACTACCTGCGCGACGCGCATTCCTTCCTGAAGGACCATGGCTACCGGGTGGTCACGTTCGACCAGCTCGGCTGCGGCGCCTCCGACAAGCCCGATGATTCCACGCTTTGGGAGATCGGCCGCTATGTCCGCGAGACCGAGACGGTGCGCCGGGCGCTGGGCCTCGGCAAGGTGCATCTCCTCGGCCACTCCTGGGGCGGCTGGCTGGCGATCGAGTATGCGCTGACCCATCCGGAAGCGTTGAAGACGCTCATTCTCGAGGACACCGCCGCCGACCTGCCGCACCTGATGAGCGAGATGCACCGGCTGCGCGCCTCGCTGGGTGCAGAGACCGTGGAGATGCTGCTCGCCCATGAGGCGGACGGCACCTACGACCACCCCGAATATCAGGCAGCGATCACTATTCTGAACTACCGCCATGTCTGCCGATTGCAGCACTGGCCGGCGCCGCTGATGGCCTCGCTCAATGACTGGAACATGGCGCCCTACATGGCCATGCAGGGGCCGAACGAGTTCCTCTATATCGGCAATCTCAAGGACTGGAACCGCGTCCCCGACCTCAACCGCATCACCTGCCCGGTGCTGATCACCGTCGGCCGGCACGACGAGATCACCCCCGCCTGCGCGCTGCGGATGAAGCAGGGACTGAAGCAGGCGGAACTCATCGTGTTCCCGAATTCCAGCCACATGCCTTTCTATGAGGAGCCCGCCGCCTATGACGCCGCGCTCACCGGCTTCCTCGCCCGCCACGCCCTAGCAATGTCACCGATCCTGCCACTGGTGGCGTCAAAGGTGACATTTGCCGGCGACAGCGGTGGCACGCCCATGGTGACAGGAGTCACCTCATGA
- a CDS encoding ABC transporter substrate-binding protein, producing the protein MAGISRRSLLKGMGTGLGALAAAGPLLGANKAFAAREKELNILCWEGYNSAQVLDPFRSKTGATVKAESLTNDPTMINRLRAGETNTWDLINVNNPWARKVMLPEKLIKPLPKAEFEPFFDKMLPSFKPPYKWAMSDDGKDLIGMAQRFGPYSFVVNTDKVSRKTAEEVGWDLFNDPKLAGKYGILESDDWNVFNIFVVAGIDPFKVHTPEELAKFDETAKRVFKGAKLIGDIASMNQALISGEIDLHLTGGTYSVSPARADGHPELRGITPLKGPLPGGKGGIAWIEITSTVNNPNLSPLALEFLKYVQAPDVAHTVAFAEGTFNPVAQMGNKACFDLFTKEELDAIQWDSLEEEMARSVEYDIVPDYDKALDIMNAAKRLRG; encoded by the coding sequence ATGGCCGGAATATCCAGAAGGTCGCTGCTGAAGGGCATGGGCACGGGGCTCGGCGCGCTCGCCGCCGCCGGTCCGCTGCTGGGCGCCAACAAGGCGTTCGCCGCGCGCGAGAAGGAGCTGAACATCCTGTGCTGGGAGGGCTACAACTCCGCCCAGGTGCTCGACCCGTTCCGCTCCAAGACCGGCGCCACGGTGAAGGCCGAGAGCCTCACTAACGATCCCACCATGATCAACCGACTGCGCGCCGGCGAGACCAACACCTGGGACCTGATCAATGTGAATAACCCTTGGGCGCGCAAGGTGATGCTGCCCGAGAAGCTGATCAAGCCGTTGCCCAAGGCCGAGTTCGAGCCGTTCTTCGACAAGATGCTGCCGAGCTTCAAGCCGCCCTACAAATGGGCGATGAGCGACGACGGCAAGGACCTGATCGGCATGGCCCAGCGCTTCGGGCCCTACAGCTTCGTCGTCAACACCGACAAGGTCAGCCGCAAGACCGCCGAGGAGGTGGGCTGGGACCTGTTCAACGACCCGAAGCTCGCCGGCAAGTACGGCATCCTCGAATCCGACGACTGGAACGTCTTCAACATCTTCGTCGTCGCCGGCATCGACCCGTTCAAGGTTCATACGCCGGAGGAATTGGCGAAGTTCGACGAGACCGCCAAGCGCGTCTTCAAGGGCGCCAAGCTGATCGGCGACATCGCCTCGATGAACCAGGCGCTGATCTCCGGCGAGATCGACCTGCACCTGACCGGCGGCACCTATTCGGTCTCGCCGGCCCGCGCCGACGGCCATCCCGAGCTGCGCGGCATCACCCCGCTGAAGGGCCCGCTGCCGGGCGGCAAGGGCGGTATCGCCTGGATCGAGATCACCTCGACGGTGAACAACCCGAACCTGTCGCCGCTGGCGCTGGAGTTCCTGAAATACGTGCAGGCGCCGGATGTCGCCCACACGGTGGCGTTCGCCGAGGGCACCTTCAACCCCGTCGCGCAGATGGGCAACAAGGCCTGCTTCGATCTCTTCACCAAGGAGGAGCTCGACGCCATCCAGTGGGACAGCCTGGAGGAGGAGATGGCCCGCTCGGTCGAGTACGACATCGTGCCCGACTACGACAAGGCGCTCGACATCATGAACGCGGCGAAGCGCCTGCGGGGGTGA
- a CDS encoding isocitrate/isopropylmalate dehydrogenase family protein: MQTYEIAVIHGDGIGPEVCQSATDVIEAALGNGKVLEFTEYPAGAAHFLKTGDGAPKATMDACRKADAILHGAAGLPGVVHPDGTEAGVDIGLGLRVQLDLYANVRPIRLREGIVSPLRGREVGQIDYTIIREDSEGMYASRGAGAVVREEMAVDMLIVTRKGIERVVRAAFELARKTGGAPRDGKKRVTCCDKANVLRSLAFFRRVFDEVGEQYPDVERDYSYVDAMTVHLVERPDFYNVIVAENLFGDIISDLGAVTVGGMGMSPTAELGDHHGFFQAAHGSAPTIAGQGIANPYGTILAGAMMLHWLAERHDDPTLAEAGRRIEEASARALAGGVKTRDIGGKAMTRDVTAAVIGELGSSLKVA, encoded by the coding sequence ATGCAGACCTACGAGATCGCCGTGATTCATGGCGACGGCATCGGCCCGGAAGTGTGCCAATCGGCGACCGACGTGATCGAGGCGGCGCTGGGCAATGGCAAGGTCCTCGAATTCACCGAATACCCGGCCGGCGCCGCGCATTTCCTCAAGACCGGCGACGGCGCGCCCAAGGCCACCATGGATGCCTGCCGCAAGGCCGATGCGATCCTGCACGGCGCCGCCGGCCTGCCGGGCGTCGTCCATCCCGACGGCACGGAAGCGGGCGTCGACATCGGCCTCGGCCTGCGCGTCCAGCTCGACCTCTACGCCAATGTCCGCCCGATCAGGCTGCGCGAGGGCATCGTCTCGCCGCTGCGCGGGCGCGAGGTCGGCCAGATCGACTACACCATTATCCGCGAGGACAGCGAGGGCATGTATGCCAGCCGCGGCGCCGGCGCGGTGGTGCGCGAGGAGATGGCGGTCGACATGCTGATCGTCACCCGCAAGGGTATCGAGCGCGTCGTGCGCGCCGCCTTCGAGCTCGCCCGCAAGACCGGCGGCGCCCCGCGCGACGGCAAGAAGCGCGTCACCTGCTGCGACAAGGCCAATGTGCTGCGCAGCCTCGCCTTCTTCCGCCGCGTCTTCGACGAGGTCGGTGAGCAGTATCCCGACGTCGAGCGCGACTATTCCTATGTCGACGCCATGACCGTGCACCTCGTCGAGCGGCCGGACTTCTACAATGTGATCGTCGCCGAGAACCTGTTCGGCGACATCATCTCCGACCTCGGCGCCGTCACCGTCGGCGGCATGGGCATGTCGCCCACCGCCGAGCTCGGCGACCATCACGGCTTCTTCCAGGCCGCGCACGGCTCCGCGCCGACCATCGCCGGGCAGGGCATCGCCAACCCCTACGGCACCATCCTCGCCGGCGCGATGATGCTGCACTGGCTCGCCGAGCGGCATGACGATCCCACGCTCGCCGAGGCTGGCCGCCGCATCGAGGAGGCCAGCGCCCGCGCGCTCGCCGGCGGCGTGAAGACCCGCGACATCGGCGGCAAGGCGATGACCAGGGACGTGACCGCCGCCGTCATCGGCGAACTCGGCTCGTCGCTGAAGGTCGCCTGA
- a CDS encoding ABC transporter permease → MAITHKRRDAAIWGWTLFVLVVVYLPIACGALASFNKSRYFGFPVKQYSTDWWGKTVDSIEIGMIVKTSISVALLVTVFSVVIATFGALAFARYDWKGRRLYQKLILLPIFFPQPVLGLAMLLGFNAVGIQTSWATAVFAHMVWIVPVVTLVIAIQVYGFDPSLEEAAFDLGCSRIQVLREVTLPLLWPGIWSGMLFAFLLSWSNFPLSLYTTGADSTIPEWLYAKMVAGYTPMVPALGTMATLGAAALLLAGGLVGMLVRRRAAA, encoded by the coding sequence ATGGCCATCACCCACAAGCGCCGCGACGCCGCCATATGGGGCTGGACGCTCTTCGTCCTCGTCGTGGTCTATCTCCCCATCGCCTGCGGCGCGCTCGCGAGCTTCAACAAGAGCCGCTATTTCGGCTTCCCGGTGAAGCAGTACTCCACCGACTGGTGGGGCAAGACGGTCGATTCCATCGAGATCGGCATGATCGTGAAGACCTCGATCAGCGTCGCCCTGCTGGTCACGGTGTTCTCGGTGGTCATCGCCACCTTCGGTGCGCTGGCCTTCGCGCGCTATGACTGGAAGGGCCGCCGGCTCTACCAGAAGCTGATCCTGCTGCCGATCTTCTTCCCGCAGCCGGTGCTCGGCCTCGCCATGCTGCTCGGCTTCAACGCGGTCGGCATCCAGACCAGCTGGGCGACGGCGGTGTTCGCCCACATGGTGTGGATCGTGCCCGTCGTGACGCTGGTGATCGCCATCCAGGTCTATGGCTTCGATCCCTCGCTGGAGGAAGCCGCCTTCGATCTGGGCTGCTCGCGCATCCAGGTGCTGCGCGAGGTGACGCTGCCGCTGCTCTGGCCGGGCATCTGGTCGGGGATGCTGTTCGCCTTCCTGCTCTCCTGGAGCAACTTCCCGCTCTCGCTCTATACGACCGGCGCCGACAGTACGATCCCCGAATGGCTCTATGCCAAGATGGTCGCGGGCTATACGCCCATGGTCCCGGCGCTCGGCACCATGGCGACGCTAGGGGCGGCGGCACTGCTGCTCGCCGGCGGGCTGGTGGGAATGCTCGTGCGGCGGCGGGCCGCGGCGTGA
- a CDS encoding alpha-hydroxy acid oxidase — MKIERMITAEDMRKAAKRRLPRVVFDFIEGGVEGEHGIARNERIFSQCRLLPRYFVDVSQRSQKTTVFGRTYDSPFGFCPTGTPDLWRPGAEGLLAETAGEANLPFLLSTAGNNTVEEATRLARGNLWFQLYTTRDRAIADSLIGRAKDCGVETLVITADVPVAPNRERNMRNGFSRPLRKTASLVFDGLTHPRWTWDYVCSGGMPLMGSFKAYAPPNATPDEVADFFGTQLPTPDQTWRDFEHMRKIWPGNLVIKGVLHPDDARQAAELGANGLYVSNHGGRQLDSAPAPLEVLPAIRAAAPEQTIIMDSGFRRGTDMLMAMAMGVDICLLGRAALYSVAAFGRLGAQRLVSILRREIDLNLAQIGCPDIANLDESFVVPPPVIQFGNGRARFEG, encoded by the coding sequence ATGAAGATCGAGAGGATGATCACCGCCGAGGACATGCGCAAGGCAGCGAAGCGCCGGCTGCCGCGCGTGGTGTTCGACTTCATCGAGGGTGGCGTCGAGGGCGAGCACGGCATCGCCCGCAACGAGCGCATCTTCAGCCAGTGCCGCCTGCTGCCGCGCTATTTCGTCGACGTGTCCCAGCGCAGCCAGAAGACCACCGTCTTCGGCAGGACCTATGACAGCCCCTTCGGCTTCTGCCCGACTGGCACGCCGGACCTCTGGCGCCCCGGCGCGGAGGGGCTCCTGGCCGAGACCGCGGGCGAGGCCAACCTGCCCTTCCTGCTGTCGACCGCCGGCAACAACACGGTGGAGGAGGCCACCCGGCTCGCGCGCGGCAATCTGTGGTTCCAGCTCTACACCACGCGCGACCGCGCAATCGCCGACTCGCTCATCGGCCGGGCGAAGGATTGCGGCGTCGAGACGCTGGTGATCACCGCCGACGTGCCGGTGGCGCCGAACCGCGAGCGCAACATGCGCAACGGCTTCTCGCGCCCGCTGCGCAAGACCGCCTCGCTGGTCTTCGACGGCCTGACCCATCCGCGCTGGACCTGGGACTATGTGTGCAGCGGCGGCATGCCGCTGATGGGCAGCTTCAAAGCCTATGCGCCGCCGAACGCCACCCCGGACGAGGTGGCGGACTTCTTCGGCACGCAGCTCCCGACACCCGACCAGACCTGGCGGGACTTCGAGCACATGCGCAAGATCTGGCCGGGCAATCTCGTCATCAAGGGCGTGCTGCATCCCGACGACGCCCGCCAGGCGGCCGAGCTCGGCGCCAACGGGCTCTATGTCTCCAACCATGGCGGGCGCCAGCTCGACAGCGCCCCCGCCCCGCTCGAGGTGCTCCCCGCCATCCGCGCGGCGGCGCCGGAGCAGACCATCATCATGGACAGCGGCTTCCGCCGCGGCACCGACATGCTGATGGCGATGGCGATGGGCGTGGACATCTGCCTGCTCGGCCGCGCCGCGCTCTACAGTGTCGCCGCCTTCGGGCGGCTGGGGGCGCAACGTCTGGTGTCGATCCTGCGCCGCGAGATCGACCTCAACCTCGCGCAGATCGGCTGCCCCGACATCGCCAATCTCGACGAGAGCTTCGTGGTGCCCCCTCCGGTGATCCAGTTCGGCAACGGCCGCGCCCGCTTCGAGGGCTGA
- the fabG gene encoding 3-oxoacyl-ACP reductase FabG yields the protein MFTSLAGKTVIVTGASKGIGRGIALRFGEVGLNVLVVSRSLAEAEKVAREIGPNASGLAADVTSEEETQAMAQVALDRYGSIDVLCANAGIFPAAKLGAMTAADFDLVMNTNLKGTFLSVSAVLPAMKAQRKGRIVLTSSITGPITGFPGWTHYGASKAGQLGFMRTAAIELAPWNITVNAVMPGNILTEGMEGMGEAYIASTAASVPMKKLGSVFDIANAALFFASEEAAYITGQGMVIDGGQVLPESPMALDEMGAA from the coding sequence ATGTTTACGTCGCTCGCGGGAAAGACCGTCATCGTCACTGGCGCCAGCAAGGGCATCGGGCGCGGCATCGCGCTGCGCTTCGGAGAGGTGGGGTTGAACGTGCTGGTGGTCAGCCGCTCTCTCGCCGAAGCCGAGAAGGTGGCGCGCGAGATCGGGCCGAACGCGTCGGGGCTCGCCGCCGACGTGACGAGCGAGGAGGAAACGCAGGCGATGGCGCAGGTGGCGCTCGACCGCTACGGCTCCATCGACGTGCTCTGCGCCAATGCCGGCATCTTCCCCGCCGCCAAGCTCGGCGCGATGACCGCGGCCGATTTCGACCTCGTCATGAACACCAACCTGAAGGGCACCTTCCTGTCCGTCTCTGCCGTGCTGCCGGCGATGAAGGCGCAGAGGAAGGGCCGCATCGTGCTGACCTCCTCCATCACCGGGCCGATCACCGGCTTTCCCGGCTGGACGCATTACGGCGCGTCGAAGGCCGGCCAGCTCGGCTTCATGCGCACGGCGGCGATCGAGCTGGCGCCGTGGAACATCACCGTCAACGCGGTGATGCCCGGCAACATCCTGACCGAAGGTATGGAGGGGATGGGCGAGGCCTATATCGCGTCGACCGCCGCCAGCGTGCCGATGAAGAAGCTCGGCAGCGTGTTCGACATCGCCAATGCGGCTCTGTTCTTCGCCTCCGAGGAGGCGGCCTACATCACCGGCCAGGGCATGGTGATCGACGGCGGCCAGGTGCTCCCCGAGTCGCCCATGGCGCTCGACGAGATGGGCGCGGCCTGA
- a CDS encoding phosphotransferase enzyme family protein — protein sequence MTTPMYDDAFLIRLEGGLRSALPRWGLSEATELKLLTISENATFRAHDPTSGRDVVFRVHRPGYHSRAEIESELAWLTALGRDGVIATLTPVLQADGSLIADLDDGGTIRHAVAFGLLPGKEPAEGEDLPRWYRELGAINARLHAHAKNWQPPDGFVRKRWDYDAMLGEVQLWGDWRAGLGLDAEGRAVLERTAELLRDRLEEYGTGEERFGLVHADMRVANLLVEGDNLSVIDFDDCGFSWYLYDFAAAISFAEHEPYVPELQAAWIEGYRTVAPLSDEDCAILPVFIMLRRMLLTAWIASHSETPTAQAMGEDYTQGTVELARAFLATTDAAESERAAS from the coding sequence ATGACGACACCGATGTATGACGACGCCTTTCTGATCCGGCTCGAAGGCGGGCTCCGCTCCGCCTTGCCGCGCTGGGGGCTGTCGGAGGCGACCGAGCTGAAGCTGCTCACCATCTCCGAGAACGCCACCTTCCGCGCCCATGATCCGACGAGCGGGCGCGACGTCGTCTTCCGCGTGCATCGGCCGGGTTATCACAGCCGCGCCGAGATCGAATCCGAGCTTGCCTGGCTGACCGCGCTCGGCCGCGACGGCGTGATCGCGACGCTCACCCCCGTGCTGCAGGCCGATGGCAGCCTCATCGCCGACCTCGACGACGGCGGCACCATCCGCCATGCCGTCGCCTTCGGTCTTCTGCCGGGTAAGGAACCTGCCGAGGGCGAGGACCTGCCGCGCTGGTATCGCGAGTTAGGGGCCATCAATGCCCGCCTGCACGCCCATGCCAAGAACTGGCAGCCGCCGGACGGCTTCGTGCGCAAGCGCTGGGACTATGACGCCATGCTTGGCGAGGTCCAGCTCTGGGGCGACTGGCGCGCCGGACTTGGCCTCGATGCGGAAGGCCGCGCGGTGCTGGAGCGCACGGCTGAGCTGCTGCGCGATCGGCTGGAGGAGTACGGCACCGGCGAGGAACGCTTCGGCCTCGTCCATGCCGACATGCGCGTCGCCAATCTGCTCGTCGAGGGCGACAACCTCTCGGTGATCGACTTCGACGATTGCGGCTTCTCCTGGTACCTCTACGACTTCGCCGCCGCCATCAGCTTCGCCGAGCACGAGCCCTATGTCCCCGAGCTTCAGGCCGCGTGGATCGAGGGCTACCGCACCGTCGCGCCGCTCTCGGACGAGGACTGCGCGATATTGCCGGTCTTCATCATGCTGCGGCGCATGCTGCTCACCGCCTGGATCGCCTCGCATTCCGAAACCCCGACCGCGCAGGCGATGGGCGAGGACTATACGCAGGGCACGGTCGAACTCGCCCGCGCCTTCCTCGCCACCACCGACGCAGCTGAGAGCGAGAGGGCGGCATCATGA